Part of the Rissa tridactyla isolate bRisTri1 chromosome 3, bRisTri1.patW.cur.20221130, whole genome shotgun sequence genome, GATGGAGGAGGTGCTTCACCATGGACCAGAGTGCAGCCAGGACCAGCCCCAGCATCTCTGCACACCGGCAGGGAAGAGAATGCACCGAGGCACTGGAGATAGCTGCCTTCAGGGCAGGTCTGAGCCACCATGCCCACTGCCTGCAGGGCAACAGGCATTACAAGTTAATTTACTGACCCTCAGCTGTCCCTCACCCTGGTTAAAACGTGTCCTTTGGGTCTGGAACACCAGGCTTTACTGTGATGCCCATGAGTGGCAGCAAGGAAGcatctcagcctggagaagagaaggctccacggagaccttccagtccctaaaggggctccaggaaagctggggagggactctggagcagggaggggagccatgggatgaggtggaacagctttaaactaaaagagcgcagatttagatgagattattgggaagaaattctttggtgtgagggtggtgagcccctgtcccaggttgcccagagaagctgtggctgccccatccctggagggattcaaggccaggttggccggggcttggagcaacctggtctggtgggaggtgtccctgcccagggcaggggggtgggactggttgatctttaaggtcccttccaacccaaacccttctatgatcTGCATTTCATCTGAGCTGAGGGCTTGTAACTTGTGGCATGATGGAGAGTTACGCATGGAAACGAAATGATAGCTAAAAAAATTATCAAACAatctttttcccaaagaaaactttaattttaacAAGACAGGAAGCTGCACAAAGAGAGCTATCGCAAGCTTCTTTTGAACAACAGCCTAAAACTATCTACATCGGTACCTGTGGAGTAGAGGTTCTTCTTCTGAGCAACAGTCTGGCCACAGGGGCTTGGCCTTGCAAAGGCCACCAAACTGCACCCAGTAGACAGCTCCGTCCCGTACCGGGACACAGGCTGCCCTTCCTTTCACAAAGGCAAAGCAGCATTTGAGGGGCAGGTGGGTAGGCAACCTGAAAACTGAAATCCACCCTAGGAAAACAGGACTTGCCTCTAAAGCGTTGTTTCCTCTTGAAGCAAGTCCAGCCTGATGTGTTTCAGAACAGCAGTGGAAGCATCTTCCAGCCTCCGCGTCGGTCTTACCCAAAGCATCATCCCAAGCTAGAGCCAAGTGGGACAGGGACACCCGCCCTGGGTTCCCCCTCAGTGGCTCAAGCcttcccagcccatggcaggggtcaCTGCTGCCTTTCAGGGTGGCCAACGCACCAAGGTCCCCTAAAAAAACATCCCATGAGGAACCCACGGTGCAAACCCTCGCTCCCCTGCCTTGCTCTGCCACGGCCACCCATCCTCTTGGGCTGAAGAAATGGTTGCAGAGCCCGGACCCCCCCAGCACTGGAGTCAGGCGGGGGGATAGCAGCTCAGAGCCATGCAGGCAGCTCCCTTCTCATTTTAACCACCCCCCAGCTGCTGAAACACAAAGCTTTGCAAGTGCAGAGCGCCGTCTGCCAGAGGGGAGGGAGCTGCAGTCGATGGCTTTCAGCTGGGGGCACATCGAAGTGGACAGAGCATCCCACCTCCACCGTCAATTAACATTAAAAGGGCTTGTTTCAAGCCTAGCAGCCTCCTTCAGCACAACAACAGAAACTTCAAGATTGCCTCTGCCTGTTTCCAGGCCGCAGGATGTCAACCAGCCTGGGTTGAGGGCCAGAAGGTGGCCAGAGCCTTTTCCCTGGATAAGGAAGCGTGTTCCTCTCCTGGCTGAAGCAGCGTCCTTCCAGTGCGGAGCAGACACCAGAGGCGATGGGGGAAGAGGCTGCCTAAGAAAGGGAGGCAAAACCCAGAAGGTCTTCCTCAGCTCTGAGCTGGAAAGGTGTCTCAAATCTCAAGCAAGAAAAGAGGCAACTGCAGTTTCTATTGAAAACCatcctaaccaaaaaaaaaaaaccaaaaacaaaagaaaaaaaaaatattcaggtaaACTGTCcaacaggaaagaaggggaaaaaaaatattcaacctCAAACAGTAAGACTCCGATTAGCGTTTGTAACCATCCAAGCAGATGGCAAGGGTGGTGAGGAGCAAAACCACACCGTCGCCCCGGGGCTGCAGCTCACCGGCATCCCATCCTCGTCACCGTCCCCGGCCCGGTGGCACCCCACTGCCTGGCCATCCCCACTGGCAGGGGACGAGGAAGCCTTCTGCCTCCGCTGCCCAGCCACCGACCATCTCTCCCCCTGCCATCCCCGCTGCCCATCAGTTCTCGCCCGCCTGGACGTACTCCTCAGTGGCCTTGGTGATGGTGCTCAGGTACTGCCAGCTCAGGGCAGCCAGGAGCATGGCGCACGACAGGTAGATGGGGGAGTAGTGGTGGCGCGATGCCATGGGGCTGCCAGGCAAGCTCATGGCGCGGATGGAGGCGATAACCTGCTGCGTCTTGTTGGATGACGGGTCTGTGCTTGGGATCTTCTGGTAGatctggggagggaagaaggaggagttATGGTTCCCATCCAAGGTTGAGGAGACAAATGGGACCACTACATGAAAGAGGAAGCCTTAGGGCCACCATGTCCTCAAGAGCAACCTCAGTGGTGGACTGCCATGGAGCAAGAGATGTCTGGATGGGGTCAGGGCCCATTTCCCTTGGGAAGTGCATTAAGCCAAGCAGCCTCTTGAGGGCACCCCATGATGGGAGATGGACCACATGGCCCCAGACACAGTCCCTCAACCCCAAGTGATGTTGCTGGGACCAGTGCTTCTTGCCCAGCAATCCGCAGCCCACCCCAAACCAGTGAAGACACCCTCAGTGTGACCAGCAGCTGGTGTGACTGCCAGGAAATTGCCACTTTCATCAGACAACCCCATGGTCTCTGGGGTTTTCAAACCTGATGGTCTTTGAGATACTTGTCTGCTTGACTCTTACGGAGGCGTGCACAAGCAAAGACCCTCCTCTGGGATAAGGTGCTAAGGTGTCAGTGTCCCTTGCCATAGGGCTGCCCAGCCCACAAAGGGACCTCCCATCATGCATGGTTTGGGGTCTCCCTGGTGCAGATGTAATGTCTTTTTATTTAACAGCCCTCGCTggatttggttttgggggttggagtgttgggttttttcatgaATCCATCCACCAGATGTTCCTCCACATGACCTTTTAACCTCCACAGTACCCTGAAGTTGGGAGTCCCACTGCTTTAACAACCCGTGAAGAGCCACTCTCATTTACTGTTGGCCATGGAGCACAAGAGAAGAGCCACCACACCATGCTGCCAGCTGCAACTACGGACACAGTGAAAACAAGACTGCGTGCAGCCTGTGGTGAGATGATGCAACCTGTTCCAAGGTGTGTTGCAAGAAAGGTCCTCTGGGCCTGCTCAGGTCAAGGGAAGTCCTACACTGTGACACCTGGCTCCTCCGGTTCTCCACCAGAAGGACAGCAGGACCTATGTCTCTGCCTCTCAACACAGGCACAGACCAAGAGAACACATCAAGCACCTAGTTTGGTCCAAGCCAAAACCATATCAGGGTCACCATGCCCTGCCACCATGAAATGACTAAGAGACTCAAGGACAGGATCAACAGATTCATGGGTTTTCCCAATTCCATAGCAGCAATGAGACAGAAAGTACTCAAAGGAAGCTGCTCAACCTACCTCTTCCACATACTGGTACATAATGGCTTTGACAGCTTGTATGTTTGTGGCATCCATCATTAGAGTGACGGCTTGTCCCTTCCGGATCTTCACAACACCCCTGAACACCTGCTTGTTGTTATAGCAGGCAGCCAACGTGGCAATAGCCATCACCTAAGGAGAAACACCAAGAGGCCTTACTGCATTGCAAGGAGCTTGCCAAGGGAGTAACCCTGGCCCAagtgaaatcaatggcaaaacacTCAGGAGTGGAGCCACAATCTCACCACCAGCAGAAATGGCAGGTACCGGAAAAAAAGAGAGACGGAGAATAAAACAGGCTAATATTGACATGATATATAATGCTCCAACACCTCCAGCTTCTCATCAGCTGGGCTGCAGACGATGAAGAACCACTTGAAAGCATAACTCACCTGGGGGATAGCACAGAAGTTGAAGACGCTTTGGTTTTTCAGGCGGGATAAGTATGTGAGGACATCAGGGACATGGTGGAGGGCATTGGTGATGAGCTCATTCAGACACTGGACAGCCATATCGATGTTCTCTGGTTTGGCAAGATCCGAGAGCTTCTTTGCGTATCTGCTCCAAACCTAAACATCAAGATAAGGACTCACAAGTTGGAGGGTACATTCGTGCCGTAAGAGAGACATCAGTCACAGCCTGAGGTTTGGGAAAGCAACAAGAACCACCAGAGACCCATGAAAGCCTTGAAGGAGTAGGGCTTGCTAGGCTAAAGAAAAGAAGGGTGGGCAAGCTGCAAGGACACGACAGTGGCCTTTGCATATAACAAAGGGATTGC contains:
- the FDFT1 gene encoding squalene synthase isoform X2; translated protein: MSISLDVKVPMLHEFHSYLYQPEWKYMESKEKDRQVLEDFPTISMEFRNLSKVYQEVISDICHKMGVGMAEFLEKKVDSQHEWDKYCHYVAGLVGIGLSRLFSASELEDPIIGQDTELANSMGLFLQKTNIIRDYLEDQLEGREFWPREVWSRYAKKLSDLAKPENIDMAVQCLNELITNALHHVPDVLTYLSRLKNQSVFNFCAIPQVMAIATLAACYNNKQVFRGVVKIRKGQAVTLMMDATNIQAVKAIMYQYVEEIYQKIPSTDPSSNKTQQVIASIRAMSLPGSPMASRHHYSPIYLSCAMLLAALSWQYLSTITKATEEYVQAGEN